The genomic DNA GGTGCTGGCGCGGGCACGGGTTGCGCTGGCCGATGCGCAATCGCTGGGCGAGGACCTGGCAGCGCTCGGCACGGGGCTGCAGGGGCGGCTGCGCATCGGCGTCATTCCCTTTCTTTCGGGCGTCACGCAGGACGCCATCTGGCAGCACCTGCTGGCGGTGCGGCCGCGCCTGGGCTTCATGGTCGAAGAGGCCACGACCCATGCGCTCGTCCAGGCCGTGCAGGCGCGCACGCTGGACTGCGCGATCTGCCGCTTCACGCCGGCCAGCGCCGAAGCCGGGCTGGCACAGCAGTTCCTCTACAAGCAGGAGCCGCGCCTCGTGGTGTCGCGCGCGGCCGCCCAGCGGCTGCTGCGGCGCGGACTGGACTGGGAGGCTTTCGTGTCCCTGCACTGGATCTTCCCGCCGGCGGACACGCCGATCCGCCAGATGATTCATTCGATCTTCGCCTCGGCCGGACAGCCGGTGCCGGTGCCGCTGCTGGAGGCCTACGCGCACAAGACGCTGGTGTCGGTGCTGCGGCACATGCCCGATGCGATCACCATCCTGCCCGACGACATTGCGCAGGAGGTGGCCGATGCGAGCGGCGCCCGCGTGATGCCCCAGCGCCTGCAGTGGAACCTGCCGCCCGTGGGCGTGGTGCGGCTGCAGGATGCGGCCAACGCGGCCGTCGTGGATGCGATGACCGAGGCGCTTCGCAGCGCGCGGCCCTAGCGGCTGGAAAGCGCCTGC from Variovorax sp. V93 includes the following:
- a CDS encoding LysR family transcriptional regulator; this translates as MPAPTLQHLTPRLKLRHFALLAELERQRSVSRAAQHLGLSQPTVTRALGEIENIFMTPLFTRGRRGLEPTAAGLLVLARARVALADAQSLGEDLAALGTGLQGRLRIGVIPFLSGVTQDAIWQHLLAVRPRLGFMVEEATTHALVQAVQARTLDCAICRFTPASAEAGLAQQFLYKQEPRLVVSRAAAQRLLRRGLDWEAFVSLHWIFPPADTPIRQMIHSIFASAGQPVPVPLLEAYAHKTLVSVLRHMPDAITILPDDIAQEVADASGARVMPQRLQWNLPPVGVVRLQDAANAAVVDAMTEALRSARP